The genomic region GGGGACATTTCCGGCCACCGGCGAGGTGGATGTGCCGATGTCACCCGTGGACGTGAGCATGACGGCCGACTTCGAGGCTGCCGATCTCGCCCCGTTGTTGCCGGAGGGAGCCAGCGAGGTCGTCAGCACCGCGACGCTCGACGTGGACGTCGTGCAGAACGACCAGACGGCCCAGGCGCAGTGGGCCCAGTTCGTCGCGCCCGCCACGCCGCTGGCCGGCGACGAGAACGGGAAGGTCCGGCTCGCGCACACGGGCGAGGTCCCCTCGGTCACCGTCAGCGCGGCCGGGGACGTCACCCTGACGGCAGGACAGTTGACCCTCGGGCTGAGCGCCCCGGCCGTCGAGGGCGAGGAGGCGCCGGCCGATCCGGTGACCCTGACCTGTGACCGGTCCGAAGGGGAAGCGGGCCTGCTGGCGACGGTTCTGGTGCCGGACGCGGGCACGCCGGAGACGCCGGATCCGGGTGGGGAGACCGACCCGGGGGAGGGCGGCGGGGAGGACCCGGGCGACCCAGAGGGGGAGCCGCCGGTGGTACCCCCCGTCGACACGTCCTGCCCGGACATCGTGCCCCAGGGAGAGATGGACATCAGCGACGCCCCGGTCATCCCCCCGGGTGCACCGCCCTTTCAGCTGAATCTGCCCGGCCAGAGGGTCTGTGGATACGCGGTGGGGCTCGCCACCATCAAGAAACTGAACGGGTCCACGATCATCAACGACCCTTCCAAGAAGCCCGCGTTGCTCTCCGCCCTTGCCAACCAGCGGGTCACGGTTCGCACTCCGCAGATGGAAGGCGGCGGTTACAACATGTTCAACTCGCTCGCCACCCTCGACCTGCCGGACGCCGAGTCGACGTTCCTCGCGTTCGGTTTCCAGCCCGTCTCTGCCGAGGTCTCGTTCGAGACCGGACCTCTCACCGTCTCGACCGGTAACGTGATGGAGGTCTTCGGGTATCCCGTGAACTTCGCGGTGGTCTCCTTCAAGCAGTCCATGCGGCTGCACGATGTGACGGTGAACGGTGTACCGCTCGACGTGGGTCCCGACTGCCGGACCGTGCGCCCTTACAAGGTAGTGCTCCGCGGGGACTTCACCGGCGGGAACCCCTATCTGAACGTACTGGAGGGTGGACCGCTCAACGGGACGTTGGACATACCCGCTTTCTCCGGGTGCGGTAGCGGCGGTCAGGACCTGGACGCGTTGTTCACCGCGTCGATATCCGGACCGGGAAACTCCATCGCGCTGAATCAGGCCAACATGTGCGTCCCGGACGCGGACCCGTCGGTCTGGAACTGTCCGCCGAGGCTTCCCGCGTTGCCCGGCGCCCCTACCCCCGCTGTCGACTGACCCGGTCGAGGAGATCCATGGAGATGAGAAGAAGCAGGAGAAGCACAGGCATGCTCGTGGCCGCGCTGTCCGCGGCGATGGCGTTGACGGCGACTTCCGCGTCGGCGACGGCTTCCGCCTCCTACGTGGTGACTCCGGGAGGCGCTTTCTCGGGACACGGCGCACCCGCGACCTGGGCCTGGCCCGCGATGTCGTTCTACTGCTCCGCGACCGACGTGGCCGGATCCTTCGTACCGGCGCCCGTCGGAAGCGTGGTCGGAACGGTGAGCTCCGTGGCGTTCAGCGGCTGCACGCTCGCCGGCATCGCCTA from Streptomyces sp. NBC_00102 harbors:
- a CDS encoding DUF6801 domain-containing protein, which translates into the protein MSEKTSATASRRSVRLASVAAVATLAGLLSGPGSAADDVDASAVVTYDCDLPSGTVQVPLEVRGTFPATGEVDVPMSPVDVSMTADFEAADLAPLLPEGASEVVSTATLDVDVVQNDQTAQAQWAQFVAPATPLAGDENGKVRLAHTGEVPSVTVSAAGDVTLTAGQLTLGLSAPAVEGEEAPADPVTLTCDRSEGEAGLLATVLVPDAGTPETPDPGGETDPGEGGGEDPGDPEGEPPVVPPVDTSCPDIVPQGEMDISDAPVIPPGAPPFQLNLPGQRVCGYAVGLATIKKLNGSTIINDPSKKPALLSALANQRVTVRTPQMEGGGYNMFNSLATLDLPDAESTFLAFGFQPVSAEVSFETGPLTVSTGNVMEVFGYPVNFAVVSFKQSMRLHDVTVNGVPLDVGPDCRTVRPYKVVLRGDFTGGNPYLNVLEGGPLNGTLDIPAFSGCGSGGQDLDALFTASISGPGNSIALNQANMCVPDADPSVWNCPPRLPALPGAPTPAVD